In Pyrus communis chromosome 1, drPyrComm1.1, whole genome shotgun sequence, the following are encoded in one genomic region:
- the LOC137748470 gene encoding secreted RxLR effector protein 161-like, producing the protein MVVRTLDAKRDPFHPKEDKEEILEPEVPYLSTIGALLYLTQCTRPDISFDVNLLARYSNAPTRRHWNGVKNIFRYLKGTTDLGLFYTCESPSVVAPYSFQIDSRLVGYADAGYLFDLHRVHSQTGYIFTVEDTTIS; encoded by the coding sequence atggtcgttcggactctagatgctaaacgagatccttTCCATCCAAAAGAGGATaaagaagagattttggaacccgaagttccttacctaagtacaattggggctttattgtacttgactcagtgcactagacccgacatctccttcgaTGTGAATCTGTTGGCAAGATACAGCAATGCACCCACACGCAggcactggaatggtgttaaaaaCATTTTCCGCTACCTCAAAGGTACTACGGATTTAGGATTGTTCTATACCTGCGAATCTCCGAGTGTTGTCGCCCCCTATAGCTTTCAgattgattctcgccttgttggttacgcaGATGCTGGATATCTGTTTGACCTACATAGAGTACATTCCCAAACGGGCTATATCTTTACCGTTGAAGACACCACTATATCTTAG